CGGATGGTGTGAGAGATGAGGAGGATGAAGGAGGAAGGGTGGATCACTGGAAATAAGAGAGGGAAACGCATATGGCACCGGCAAATGCTGCACCGAACACGCTGGCAACATCTGAAGAAAAGACAAAGTTGTTTTTAGACCATCTTTAATATGAGCCATTAGTGAAATTGTTACAACTTATAGTAAATTTATTTTCATCCAGCTAGGGCATTTTAACTTTTTCTGTATCCATTATGTTAGGGCAGGGCAATATTATATTTACTGCCATCAAGCAAGATAATGTACAAGTATTTGATGCTTGGTAAAGACAGCAAAAGTGGAGAATAAATACTTTTGTTGTGATCATACATAGGACGAGATTGCAATAGGATTCTGACCACTTCCCACCACTGGGAGGCAGCAGATTCAAACAAATTCAATTATTTTCAAACAGCCATGTCAGATGTTGCATTCTTTCACACCCTGGTATATCCTtctgtgtgcacacacacacacacacacacacacacacacacacacacacacacacacacacacacacacacacacacacacacacacacacacacacacacacacacacacacacacacacacgatacttACTGGAGCCGGTACGCTACAGATTGGGTAGTGTTGCTGTCCACTGAAAACCACAGAACAGGCAGGCACCTGCTGCTGAGAGGAGCATGCTGGGATATGTTGTCCCGTACATAAGGGAGCAGGCAGACCGTGGGGCTGTACTGGAGATACTGTGTATGATACTGGCACCGTACCCTGAGGGAGCTaccacgcatacacacacacacacacacacacacacacaaataaaaaccataaataaataaaatataaatagagTCTATGAAATAAACATCACATTAGCATTCATATATAATATAGGCACGGTttagtaaaattaaaatataaatttttagcAACGTGACAGTAGCTCAGTTGTTGGGAAGTTTGATTCCTTTTAGTGGATCAGTACATCGGTAAATCTGTAAATCAGGCAGTTTAAGAAAAAGTCCTTACACAGGtcagcatttatttttatattttgtatttatatttatgttatttgtatttatgttttatatttagtcttttttgTAGCAAAACACTATTCTGCCATTTGTCAGTTTTCAACTACGAATAGgagttttctagttttatttgttaaagtatttagtgtaaattaATCCGTTCAAGATGAATGCCGTTTTGAATGCCGTTTTGGCTAACAGATATCTTTGTTTTTGTGCCAGAAAAATACTGTGctactttaatacattttatcattgaatattcatttatataaaaagatGAacgcttaaataatttttaacactaTATAAGACATTAGAGTCTGCTTGATAGCTTCGCAGTTGGAAACCACACTAGAACGCCACAGAGACACTGAGCTCCTGCCCCAAATCTCTAACCTGTTCATGGAGGTCCATCACCATGGTTCCCTGCTGCGGAGGATGCAACATCCGTGGTGAGAGTGTAGGGGGGTGAAAGGCCCGGGGCTCATCGAGGCCTGGTGGAGGGTGAGATGGTGGCTGGCCATAAGGATGAAGAGAATGTGGGTGAGGAGGGTGACGATAGTTTTCGTCCTGCCCACCACCAGGGGAACCATGATGGGGCTGGTGTCGAGATATACGCTCCCGCCGGCCACGCTGTCGCCGCACTGGAGGACTGCACATGGTCAcgtttggagaaaaaaaatgtacatcattTGCGGCACTGAACCTCAATTCTATTTTTTTGCCATTACAATTACACGGCATTctggaatgcttgattctgattggtcagtcaaAAGTTTAATATCTGTTGTAGCACAACATTTATACTTAAATcagtatttcatgtccatttatttatttgtcaagaaGCATAGTATTAGGCAAGAAAATATacagacaatacaaaaatattcaaatgtatttattttgcattaataaacagctgactgtatattattccTTAAGTTTTCACAATCAAGGTAAATCTACTTCTATTTACAAATCAATACCAACTTAAATTCTAATAACCAAACATCCCTGCAGTCATCATTACAATAAATTCACAAACACAACTTTACCTGCGTCTGTGTCGTGCAGGTGTGTGGCAGCGTTCTGGGTGGTAGTGTGTGTGGGGATAAGGGAGTGGTCTGCGACTGGGTGGAAGCTCCCATGGTCGTATAGGTGGCGAGGGTGTggaaggcggggctgagggaaACTCCAGTACAGACTGCTGGGAAAGCCGCTGTCTCTTTGGACTGGGAGAGTCGTCCGTCTAAGAAAGAAAGCACAGTAATCATTTATTAATCAACAATTACAAAGTACACAAATTCAAAGCAGTGAGCAAACTTCTTGGTATGTATGAGGAATTGAGACCTATGTTGGAGGG
This DNA window, taken from Xyrauchen texanus isolate HMW12.3.18 chromosome 5, RBS_HiC_50CHRs, whole genome shotgun sequence, encodes the following:
- the LOC127644024 gene encoding E3 ubiquitin-protein ligase RNF38-like isoform X2: MSKLLSLQQIGKKTDDSPSPKRQRLSQQSVLEFPSAPPSTPSPPIRPWELPPSRRPLPYPHTHYHPERCHTPARHRRSPPVRRQRGRRERISRHQPHHGSPGGGQDENYRHPPHPHSLHPYGQPPSHPPPGLDEPRAFHPPTLSPRMLHPPQQGTMVMDLHEQLPQGTVPVSYTVSPVQPHGLPAPLCTGQHIPACSSQQQVPACSVVFSGQQHYPICSVPAPMLPACSVQHLPVPYAFPSLISSDPPFLLHPPHLSHHPPHLPPPGQFLPFQTQQSRSPLQRIENEVELLGDHLSVGGGFNYPHSGHPSPLPPSTPLQFLSHEPLPQELFGVPYPHFMPRRITGRRYRSQQAVPAPPYHASLLPYFLSVLPVQPTAVGPAISLELDVDDGEVENYEALLNLAERLGEAKPRGLTKADIEQLPSYRFNPSNHQSEQTLCVVCMCDFESRQLLRVLPCNHEFHAKCVDKWLKANRTCPICRADASEVQRDSE